The Arachis hypogaea cultivar Tifrunner chromosome 14, arahy.Tifrunner.gnm2.J5K5, whole genome shotgun sequence genome has a segment encoding these proteins:
- the LOC112744583 gene encoding malonyl-CoA:anthocyanidin 5-O-glucoside-6''-O-malonyltransferase-like, producing MASSANNNTSAIKIHEKCLVPPPNSSPQLSLPLTFFDLMWLRFHPVERIFFYSLPTPHSTLDSLLHQVLPTLKNSLSLTLQHFLPLAGTIVWPSDSNKPLIQYNVGDGVSLTVAESTEDLNHFLVNSPVEALDSRSLVPHLESSDSHASVISLQITLFPKSGFSIGISSHHAVLDGKSSIMFVKAWAYLCREGQLSNEESPRLAPELVPIFDKEAIKDPNGRGIMFINNWKQISSQLDPNNNDSSKGRTLKIMSAAFPPLVDDRVRSTFELTRGDLEKIRNRVLSNWDTTVDDSSTKQQPKLSTFLLTCAYVSVCIVKATDEESKERGNNNENKFMFGFTVDCRAKLDPPVHENYFGNCVAGHIVDAIKAEDFREENALVIVAKNIYNKIRSVGTMEGALDGIETMFFRAAMMVIEGKKALGVAGSARFGVYGIDFGWGKPEKVEITSVDRGITIGMAESKDGSGGIQVGLVLNKHVMHLFNELFHAGLY from the coding sequence ATGGCTTCTTCTGCAAACAACAACACTAGTGCCATCAAAATCCATGAAAAATGTCTCGTTCCTCCTCCTAATTCTTCTCCCCAATTATCTCTCCCACTCACTTTCTTCGACCTCATGTGGCTAAGGTTCCACCCTGTTGAACGCATCTTCTTCTATTCCCTTCCCACTCCACATTCAACCCTCGATTCCCTCCTTCACCAAGTGCTTCCAACTCtcaaaaactctctctctcttaccctccAACACTTCCTTCCTCTTGCAGGTACCATAGTTTGGCCTTCTGATTCCAACAAACCGTTAATCCAATATAACGTTGGCGATGGTGTTTCACTCACTGTAGCAGAGTCTACTGAAGACTTGAACCATTTCTTGGTGAATTCCCCCGTTGAGGCTTTGGATTCTCGCTCTTTGGTGCCCCACTTGGAATCATCGGATTCTCATGCGTCTGTAATCTCTCTTCAGATCACACTCTTTCCAAAGAGTGGCTTCAGTATTGGGATCAGTTCTCACCATGCTGTCCTCGATGGAAAATCTTCAATCATGTTCGTTAAGGCTTGGGCTTATCTATGTCGTGAAGGTCAATTATCCAATGAAGAATCACCACGTTTGGCTCCTGAATTGGTTCCCATCTTTGACAAGGAAGCCATTAAAGACCCAAATGGGCGTGGCATCATGTTCATAAACAATTGGAAACAAATATCGTCCCAGTTGGACCCGAACAACAACGATAGCAGCAAAGGAAGAACCCTTAAGATCATGTCAGCTGCGTTTCCTCCATTGGTGGATGACAGGGTTAGATCCACGTTTGAGTTAACACGTGGAGATTTGGAGAAGATAAGGAACAGGGTGTTGTCTAATTGGGACACCACGGTGGATGATTCTTCTACAAAGCAACAACCAAAGTTGTCGACTTTTCTTCTCACGTGTGCCTATGTTTCTGTTTGCATCGTAAAAGCAACTGATGAAGAATCCAAAGAAAGGGGTAACAATAATGAAAATAAATTCATGTTTGGATTCACTGTGGATTGCAGGGCTAAATTGGACCCTCCGGTTCACGAGAACTACTTTGGGAACTGTGTTGCCGGACATATCGTTGATGCAATAAAAGCAGAGGACTTCAGAGAAGAAAACGCGTTGGTAATTGTTgcgaaaaatatttacaataagaTAAGATCGGTTGGTACTATGGAAGGAGCGCTTGATGGAATAGAGACGATGTTCTTTAGAGCGGCGATGATGGTGATAGAAGGGAAGAAAGCACTAGGAGTAGCGGGATCAGCGAGGTTTGGTGTTTATGGAATCGATTTTGGATGGGGGAAGCCTGAAAAGGTAGAGATAACTTCGGTGGACAGAGGAATCACCATTGGCATGGCAGAGAGTAAAGATGGGAGTGGGGGGATTCAAGTGGGGCTCGTTCTTAATAAGCATGTGATGCATCTGTTTAATGAATTGTTTCATGCTGGCTTATATTGA